One window of Dermacentor andersoni chromosome 7, qqDerAnde1_hic_scaffold, whole genome shotgun sequence genomic DNA carries:
- the LOC126535630 gene encoding uncharacterized protein, protein MAHTTHLSTSQAIFAFLLLLCPCTAYSEYDPSQPLVLSSKATIYQQTGNYLHIDPLQLLRPAFCAPSSSTVSSHRSGNLSGCPSVSPFSWHGSSIWSTMAHTTHLSTSQAIFAFLLLLCPCTAYSEYDPSQPLVLSSKATIYQQTGNYLHIDPLQLLRPAFCAPSSSTVSSHRSGNLSGCPSVSPFSWHGSSIWSTMAHTTHLSTSQVCKNFPLYAKKSDDPFLLLLPCQQVLCEIVADCFSMALLLLCSGDVETNPGPTTRTEALLELQNLPSNPSEQTEVLFRLLKDLQARSVQSAKGQAELVNDVKAIKVGQKNIETKMECIQKRLDNLEEKTNVLDHLHDEMTGIQASAQAQTTRLDSLLMRVDELEDRSRRNNLIFHGIRDSRESWEQSESRIREALTGVIDSLPDTAIERAHRISHYTPNKCRPIVVKFTNTKIKDKVFSMRAQLKEKGISISEDFSPATRHVRKKLIEYAKSQPQPCPFQLRYTKLIMNKKQFVYDPATDTVNEHAPYEPRDNGGHANSQHVPS, encoded by the coding sequence atggctcatacaacgcacctttccacttcgcagGCGATCTTCGCGTTCTTGTTGCTGCTGTGTCCGTGCACAGCGTATTCGGAGTATGACCCTTCGCAACCACTggtactatcaagcaaggccacaatctaccagcagaccggcaactatctccacatcgacccactacaactactgcgcccagCCTTCTGCGCACCATCATCGTCAACCGTGTCGTCACATCGCagtggcaacttaagcggctgtccgagcgtcagtccgtttagttggcacggaagcagcatttggagcaccatggctcatacaacgcacctttccacttcgcagGCGATCTTCGCGTTCTTGTTGCTGCTGTGTCCGTGCACAGCGTATTCGGAGTATGACCCTTCGCAACCACTggtactatcaagcaaggccacaatctaccagcagaccggcaactatctccacatcgacccactacaactactgcgcccagCCTTCTGCGCACCATCATCGTCAACCGTGTCGTCACATCGCagtggcaacttaagcggctgtccgagcgtcagtccgtttagttggcacggaagcagcatttggagcaccatggctcatacaacgcacctttccacttcgcagGTCTGTAAAAACTTTCCGCTTTATGCTAAGAAAAGTGACGACCCATTTTTGCTATTGCTTCCGTGCCAACAAGTGCTCTGTGAAATTGTCGCAGATTGTTTCTCTATGGCGTTGCTGTTATTGTGCTCAGGTGACGTGGAAACTAATCCAGGTCCTACTACGCGTACTGAGGCATTACTCGAGCTGCAGAATTTGCCATCAAATCCTTCTGAGCAGACGGAAGTTCTTTTCCGGCTGTTAAAAGACCTTCAGGCTCGTTCTGTACAATCTGCTAAGGGTCAGGCCGAGTTGGTTAACGACGTCAAGGCTATTAAGGTTGGTCAAAAGAACATCGAGACCAAAATGGAATGTATCCAGAAAAGATTAgacaaccttgaagaaaaaacaaatgtTCTAGACCATCTCCATGATGAAATGACTGGCATTCAGGCGTCGGCTCAAGCCCAAACAACTCGGCTTGACTCTTTACTAATGCGCGTTGACGAACTTGAGGACAGATCGCGACGCAACAACCTCATATTTCATGGCATCCGTGACTCTCGGGAATCGTGGGAACAGTCCGAATCACGCATAAGAGAAGCACTAACCGGTGTAATCGACAGCCTGCCTGACACGGCAATCGAACGTGCTCATCGCATTAGTCACTACACGCCTAATAAGTGTCGCCCAATTGTAGTTAAATTCACCAACACGAAAATAAAAGACAAAGTATTTTCTATGCGCGCACAGCTGAAAGAAAAGGGTATTTCTATCTCCGAAGATTTTTCGCCCGCCACCCGTCACGTCCGTAAAAAACTAATTGAGTACGCTAAAAGCCAGCCCCAACCATGCCCTTTCCAGTTAAGGTACACCAAACTAATAATGAATAAAAAACAGTTCGTCTATGACCCGGCAACAGACACCGTCAACGAGCATGCGCCATATGAACCACGAGATAACGGCGGGCATGCAAATTCCCAGCACGTGCCCAGTTAG